A genomic segment from Deinococcus sp. YIM 77859 encodes:
- a CDS encoding rhodanese-like domain-containing protein, with protein MNADALQDVTPVEGQRRVQAGALLIDVREPNEFAEVHAQGAQLLPLSEFEARFQELPKDRPLVMICRSGARSARAGQYLLEHGYTDVVNLEGGTLAWKEAGLPTEEGEGH; from the coding sequence ATGAATGCCGACGCCCTACAAGACGTCACGCCTGTCGAAGGCCAGCGGAGGGTCCAGGCGGGTGCCCTGCTCATCGACGTGCGCGAGCCCAACGAGTTCGCAGAGGTACACGCCCAGGGAGCTCAGCTCCTGCCCCTCAGCGAGTTCGAGGCCCGCTTTCAGGAGCTGCCCAAAGACCGCCCACTGGTGATGATCTGCCGCAGCGGGGCCCGCAGTGCCCGCGCCGGGCAGTATCTGCTAGAACACGGCTACACCGATGTTGTGAATCTGGAGGGCGGGACGCTGGCCTGGAAGGAAGCGGGCCTGCCCACCGAAGAAGGAGAAGGGCACTGA